Proteins from a single region of Butyrivibrio fibrisolvens:
- a CDS encoding ATP-binding protein, whose translation MALNNAQYNEIMHEYEIKQLKSRAEADKRRDYVYAHVPGYRELDQSIPSISVDFEIGRLSGDNQSMDVLRQKLAAVIARKKSLLKEAGLPEDYLEPVYECPDCKDTGYIGTGKCHCFQQRTIKLLYAKSNLELLTSTNNFNKLSEEYYGGDDLAHFQAAEKISKSFVKNFRTDYQNIVFYGTVGTGKTFLSICIAKELLDQGTAVIYFSSSDLFRQLSDYAFDYNSKSELENLCDYLYNCELLIIDDLGTELTNSFVIAQLFTILNERDLRHRSTIISTNLSLQEIHGRYQDRVFSRIMSHFQLLKLTGTDIRLQKAKR comes from the coding sequence TTGGCACTTAATAACGCGCAATATAATGAAATCATGCACGAGTACGAGATCAAACAGCTTAAGAGCCGCGCAGAGGCAGACAAAAGACGCGACTATGTTTACGCTCATGTCCCGGGATACAGGGAACTGGATCAGTCGATTCCCTCCATTTCGGTTGATTTTGAGATAGGGAGGCTATCAGGTGACAATCAGAGCATGGATGTTCTGAGGCAAAAGCTGGCTGCTGTCATCGCACGCAAGAAATCCCTGCTGAAGGAGGCTGGTCTTCCGGAAGACTATCTCGAACCTGTATACGAATGTCCTGACTGTAAGGACACAGGTTATATAGGTACTGGGAAATGCCATTGTTTTCAACAGCGCACAATTAAGCTTCTCTATGCTAAGTCCAATCTGGAACTGTTGACCAGTACAAACAACTTTAATAAGTTGTCGGAAGAGTATTATGGAGGTGATGATCTAGCGCATTTTCAGGCAGCGGAAAAAATCTCTAAAAGCTTCGTTAAAAACTTCAGAACAGACTACCAAAATATAGTTTTCTATGGTACAGTAGGAACCGGTAAAACCTTTTTATCTATTTGCATAGCAAAGGAACTGCTTGATCAGGGAACTGCCGTGATATATTTCAGTAGCAGCGACCTTTTCAGACAACTTTCGGATTATGCATTTGATTATAATTCAAAATCCGAACTTGAAAACCTTTGCGATTACCTTTACAATTGTGAATTGCTGATAATAGATGATTTAGGTACAGAACTTACAAACTCCTTTGTTATCGCTCAGTTGTTTACTATCCTAAACGAGAGAGACTTAAGGCATAGATCTACTATTATTTCAACTAATCTCTCACTACAGGAAATACATGGCAGATATCAGGACAGGGTATTTTCACGTATCATGAGTCATTTCCAGCTTCTTAAATTAACGGGTACAGACATAC